In a genomic window of Glaciimonas sp. PCH181:
- a CDS encoding toxin-antitoxin system YwqK family antitoxin, which yields MFLSQVENFKKGKLDGHYQNLNSNGTVWEEGNYKDGLKDGLYQWFDSNGKIQEERTYKDGVEIMMPIPAGPDVNYENCIKSWIVARRIETRSEISLASISGSAFIELKTMCEQGKTPASH from the coding sequence ATGTTCCTGTCTCAGGTAGAGAATTTCAAAAAAGGGAAACTCGATGGTCATTATCAAAATCTCAATTCAAATGGAACGGTATGGGAAGAAGGGAATTACAAAGATGGCTTAAAAGACGGGCTTTATCAATGGTTCGATTCAAATGGAAAAATACAAGAGGAAAGAACCTATAAGGATGGTGTCGAAATTATGATGCCAATACCTGCAGGCCCTGACGTTAATTACGAAAATTGCATAAAAAGTTGGATAGTAGCGCGCCGCATTGAGACGCGTAGTGAGATCAGTCTCGCCAGCATTTCAGGAAGCGCGTTCATTGAATTAAAAACCATGTGTGAACAAGGAAAAACACCCGCCTCACATTAA
- a CDS encoding MFS transporter, producing the protein MRQTIKNNQLETTMDSLAKYPEESPTSAAQFLDADKTFKKITRRLIPLLFIIYLMANIDRVNVGIAQLQMKSALGFTDAVYGMGAGIFFLSYALFELPNIFVMKRLGVLKTIMLLTIGWGCVSSLTMFVRTPISFYTLRFLLGVFEAGFYPIVVYYLSRWFPLQRRAKAFALFSSGIVISGMLAYPLSGAILKYMHDVGGLDGWQWMFPLEGLPCIVLGLLVPMLLDESPESADWLSTNEKAMIAASLEAGAPASEGQTFAQALRNPLLYALMAVYFSFATVIAIIHFWMPAIIRSLGVTDIATIGLYSAVPSVVSLVAMITIGVHTDRTRRLRESIIASALVGAAALCLLPFASSSLVLSIVLLSVTMAALVTFIPLFWASVPACLPGPGVANAIAAIATIGLLGGVVSPASIGWLKTHTGSMSIGIYVFGALFALGGLLYARATRSVANLRQREV; encoded by the coding sequence ATGAGACAGACTATCAAAAACAATCAGCTAGAGACAACTATGGATTCGCTAGCGAAATATCCCGAGGAAAGCCCCACGAGCGCCGCGCAGTTTCTCGATGCCGATAAAACGTTCAAAAAGATCACTCGCCGTCTGATCCCGTTGTTATTCATCATTTACCTGATGGCTAACATTGACCGCGTCAACGTGGGCATCGCGCAGCTCCAGATGAAATCCGCACTCGGTTTCACCGATGCCGTTTATGGTATGGGCGCGGGCATCTTCTTCCTGTCGTATGCGCTGTTCGAATTGCCTAACATTTTCGTGATGAAGCGGCTCGGCGTACTTAAGACGATCATGTTATTGACAATTGGCTGGGGTTGCGTCTCGTCACTCACGATGTTTGTCCGCACCCCAATCTCGTTTTATACGCTGCGCTTTCTGCTGGGCGTGTTCGAGGCGGGATTCTACCCGATCGTCGTCTACTACTTGTCGCGCTGGTTTCCGCTGCAGCGCCGCGCCAAGGCGTTTGCGCTGTTCTCGTCGGGAATCGTGATATCTGGAATGCTTGCTTATCCGTTATCCGGAGCGATCCTCAAGTACATGCACGACGTAGGGGGGTTGGACGGTTGGCAGTGGATGTTCCCGCTCGAAGGTCTGCCATGCATCGTTCTCGGCCTGCTGGTTCCGATGCTGCTCGATGAGTCGCCCGAAAGTGCCGACTGGCTGTCAACCAACGAAAAGGCCATGATCGCTGCTTCGCTCGAAGCCGGTGCACCAGCTAGCGAGGGCCAGACGTTCGCACAGGCCCTCCGTAATCCTCTCCTTTATGCGCTGATGGCCGTATATTTTTCGTTCGCGACCGTTATCGCGATAATCCATTTCTGGATGCCGGCCATCATTCGCTCGCTCGGCGTGACCGACATCGCCACGATCGGCCTCTACTCCGCCGTCCCCAGCGTAGTCTCACTCGTCGCGATGATCACGATTGGCGTGCATACCGACCGCACGCGGCGTTTGCGCGAAAGCATTATTGCGTCAGCGCTGGTCGGCGCCGCCGCACTCTGCCTGCTGCCATTCGCCTCGAGTTCGCTAGTGCTTTCAATCGTTTTACTGTCGGTAACTATGGCAGCACTGGTTACGTTCATTCCGCTATTCTGGGCCAGCGTGCCGGCTTGCTTACCCGGTCCAGGCGTCGCGAACGCTATCGCGGCAATCGCGACCATCGGCCTTCTCGGTGGAGTCGTCAGCCCAGCCTCGATCGGATGGTTGAAGACGCACACGGGCAGCATGAGCATCGGAATATATGTATTCGGTGCACTGTTCGCCTTAGGTGGCCTGCTGTATGCCAGGGCGACGCGCAGTGTGGCGAATCTGCGCCAGCGCGAAGTCTAA
- a CDS encoding MFS transporter has product MRQTIKNNQLETTMDSLAKYPEESPTSAAQFLDADKTFKKITRRLIPLLFIIYLMSSIDRVNVGIAQLQMKSALGFTDAVYGMGVGIFFVSYALFVLPNTFVMKRLGALKTIMLLTIGWGCVSSLTMFVRTPISFYALRFLLGVFEAGFYPIVVYYLSSWFPLQRRAKAFALFSSGLVISGIFAYPLSGAILKFMDGVGGLGGWQWMFPLEGLPCIVLGLLVPMLLDESPESADWLSTNEKAMIAASLEAGAPASEGQTFAQVLRNPLLYALMAVYFSLTAAITVIQFWMPTIIRSLGATDIATIGLYSAVPSVVSLVAMITIGARTDRTRRLRESIVASALVGAAALCLLPFASSSLVLSLVLLSVAMAALISFVPLFWASVPACLPGPGVANAIATVATIGFLGAVVSPASIGWLNTHTGSMSIGIYVFGALFALGGLLYARATRSVANLRQREV; this is encoded by the coding sequence ATGAGACAGACTATCAAAAACAATCAGCTAGAGACAACTATGGATTCGCTAGCGAAATATCCCGAGGAAAGCCCCACGAGCGCCGCGCAGTTTCTCGATGCCGATAAAACGTTCAAAAAGATCACTCGCCGTCTGATCCCGTTGTTATTTATCATTTACCTGATGTCTAGCATTGACCGCGTCAACGTGGGCATCGCGCAGCTCCAGATGAAATCCGCACTTGGTTTCACCGATGCCGTTTATGGTATGGGCGTGGGCATCTTCTTCGTGTCGTATGCGCTGTTCGTATTGCCTAACACTTTCGTGATGAAGCGGCTCGGCGCACTTAAGACGATCATGTTATTGACAATTGGCTGGGGTTGCGTCTCGTCACTCACGATGTTTGTCCGCACCCCAATCTCGTTTTATGCGCTGCGCTTTCTGCTGGGCGTGTTCGAGGCGGGATTCTATCCGATCGTCGTCTACTACTTGTCGAGCTGGTTTCCGCTGCAGCGCCGCGCCAAGGCGTTTGCGCTGTTCTCGTCGGGACTCGTGATATCTGGGATTTTTGCTTATCCGTTATCCGGAGCGATCCTCAAGTTCATGGACGGCGTAGGGGGGTTGGGCGGCTGGCAGTGGATGTTCCCGCTCGAAGGTCTGCCATGCATCGTTCTCGGCCTGCTGGTTCCGATGCTGCTCGATGAGTCGCCCGAAAGTGCCGACTGGCTGTCAACCAACGAAAAGGCCATGATCGCTGCTTCGCTCGAAGCCGGGGCACCGGCTAGCGAGGGGCAGACGTTCGCACAGGTCCTCCGTAATCCTCTCCTTTATGCGCTGATGGCCGTATATTTTTCGCTCACGGCCGCTATCACGGTGATCCAATTCTGGATGCCGACCATCATTCGCTCGCTCGGCGCGACCGACATCGCCACGATCGGCCTCTACTCCGCCGTCCCCAGCGTAGTCTCACTCGTCGCGATGATCACGATTGGCGCGCGTACCGACCGCACGCGGCGTTTGCGCGAAAGCATTGTTGCGTCGGCGTTGGTCGGCGCCGCTGCACTCTGCCTGCTGCCATTCGCCTCGAGTTCGCTAGTGCTTTCACTCGTGTTGCTGTCGGTAGCTATGGCAGCACTGATTTCGTTCGTTCCGCTATTCTGGGCCAGCGTACCGGCTTGCTTGCCCGGTCCAGGCGTCGCGAACGCTATCGCGACAGTCGCGACCATCGGCTTTCTCGGTGCAGTCGTCAGCCCAGCCTCGATCGGATGGTTGAACACGCACACGGGCAGCATGAGCATCGGAATATATGTATTCGGTGCACTATTTGCCTTAGGTGGCCTGCTGTATGCCAGGGCGACGCGCAGTGTGGCGAATCTGCGCCAGCGAGAAGTCTAA
- a CDS encoding nitroreductase has product MSQVKTVVRDSASVVSAIESRFSCRAFSHDKLVARQQVDEILRIASCAASSTNTQPWKVYVLQGDRRDALVAKVCAAHDATHADPSLAAEYGEVDGYYPAEWVSPYIDRRRHNGWTLYGLLGIGKGEKDKMHAQAQRNYRFFDAPVGLMFTIDRVMGRGSLIDYGMFLQTVMLAARTLGLHTCPQAAWNNYAKIVMPFIGAGSDEMLVCGMSLGYADESAPVNTYKTPRETVESFTRWV; this is encoded by the coding sequence ATGTCCCAAGTCAAGACAGTCGTGCGGGATTCGGCGAGCGTGGTGTCGGCCATCGAGAGCCGCTTCTCGTGTCGTGCGTTCTCGCACGACAAGCTGGTCGCGCGCCAGCAAGTCGACGAGATTCTGCGGATCGCGAGTTGCGCGGCGTCCAGCACGAACACCCAGCCGTGGAAGGTGTATGTGCTGCAGGGCGATCGTCGTGATGCACTCGTCGCGAAAGTGTGTGCTGCGCACGATGCGACCCATGCGGATCCCTCACTGGCCGCCGAATACGGGGAGGTGGACGGCTACTACCCCGCGGAGTGGGTCTCGCCTTACATCGACCGGCGACGTCACAACGGCTGGACCCTGTACGGTCTTCTCGGAATCGGAAAAGGCGAGAAGGACAAGATGCACGCGCAGGCACAGCGAAATTACCGCTTTTTTGACGCGCCGGTGGGCCTCATGTTCACCATCGACCGCGTCATGGGCCGCGGCTCCCTGATCGATTACGGCATGTTCCTGCAGACCGTGATGCTGGCGGCGCGCACCCTCGGTCTCCACACCTGTCCCCAGGCGGCGTGGAACAACTACGCGAAGATTGTCATGCCGTTCATCGGCGCGGGTTCCGATGAAATGCTGGTTTGCGGCATGTCATTGGGCTATGCAGACGAGTCCGCGCCGGTGAACACCTATAAGACGCCGCGAGAGACGGTGGAGAGTTTCACACGCTGGGTCTGA
- a CDS encoding CaiB/BaiF CoA-transferase family protein, producing MEQKDKGPLVGMRVIDIGTMVAGPVAATLLADFGADVIKIEQPGRGDALRHIGPSLEGESLWWNVEGRNKKSVTLDLHHPEGQRLLKELVKHADVLVENFRPGILDKWNLSWEHLKKVNPKLVMLSVSGYGQTGPYANRAGYDRIALAMGGTLNATGYPDRAPVKLGTAMADYSTAVLGALGTMVALYHRDARGGTGQQIDLSLYETVFRFTDVMVTAYEKLGLPRERTGNIHFAAAPGDHFETCDGRYIVLTVSNDRMFGRLCEAIPVLVGDERFSSHVKRIASIEEVNKIVADWIKSLPVPEVCRILEEKGLAFSLIYSIQDIVADPHYQARGSIATVEHPLLGALKMPAVQPRFSGTPSPQIRPAPALGAHTDEVLRELAGLSAGQIAELRKAGTV from the coding sequence ATGGAACAGAAAGACAAAGGACCGTTGGTAGGTATGCGCGTGATCGATATCGGCACGATGGTCGCAGGCCCTGTTGCCGCGACGCTGCTTGCAGACTTCGGCGCGGACGTGATCAAGATTGAGCAGCCGGGCCGCGGAGACGCGCTGCGCCATATCGGGCCGTCGTTGGAAGGCGAGAGCCTTTGGTGGAATGTCGAAGGGCGAAACAAGAAATCCGTGACGCTCGATCTGCACCATCCCGAAGGTCAGCGGCTACTGAAGGAGTTGGTGAAACACGCCGACGTGCTCGTGGAAAACTTCCGTCCTGGGATCCTAGATAAATGGAATCTGTCGTGGGAGCACCTGAAGAAAGTAAATCCAAAGCTTGTGATGCTCAGTGTTTCCGGCTACGGCCAGACCGGTCCGTATGCAAATCGTGCAGGATATGACCGCATTGCGCTCGCGATGGGGGGCACGCTGAACGCCACTGGCTATCCGGACCGCGCTCCGGTAAAGCTCGGCACGGCAATGGCCGACTACTCGACGGCGGTCCTTGGTGCTCTCGGAACAATGGTGGCGCTTTACCATCGTGATGCGCGCGGCGGTACTGGTCAGCAAATCGATCTCTCGCTTTACGAAACAGTGTTCCGCTTCACCGACGTGATGGTCACGGCTTACGAAAAGCTGGGACTGCCACGCGAGCGGACGGGCAACATCCACTTCGCGGCCGCCCCGGGTGATCATTTCGAAACGTGCGATGGACGCTACATCGTCCTGACCGTGTCCAACGACCGCATGTTCGGTCGACTGTGCGAAGCCATTCCGGTCCTTGTGGGCGACGAGCGCTTTTCCAGCCACGTGAAACGCATCGCCAGCATCGAGGAGGTCAACAAGATCGTCGCCGATTGGATCAAGTCGCTGCCTGTTCCGGAGGTTTGCAGGATCCTCGAAGAAAAAGGCCTCGCCTTTTCCTTGATCTACTCGATCCAGGACATCGTCGCAGACCCGCACTACCAGGCCCGAGGCAGCATCGCCACCGTCGAGCACCCGCTACTCGGCGCACTGAAGATGCCGGCTGTGCAGCCCCGGTTCAGCGGGACACCGTCGCCGCAAATCAGGCCAGCGCCCGCTTTGGGCGCGCATACCGACGAGGTCCTGCGCGAACTTGCGGGGCTCTCGGCCGGGCAGATTGCCGAGCTGCGCAAGGCGGGCACGGTCTAA